One Endozoicomonas gorgoniicola DNA window includes the following coding sequences:
- the trhP gene encoding prephenate-dependent tRNA uridine(34) hydroxylase TrhP, with protein sequence MKPELLSPAGTLKNMRYAFAYGADAVYAGQPRYSLRVRNNDFKLENLENGINEAHARGKKFYLASNLAPHNSKVKTFLKHMEPVIAMKPDALIMSDPGLIMMVRETWPDMPVHLSVQANVVNFATVKFWAKQGVERIILSRELSLDEIQEIREEAPEMEIEVFVHGSLCIAYSGRCLLSGYINKRDPNQGTCTNACRWEYQPHAATESYTGEVVPLAKPEMVQPTLGQGAPTDQIVLLQEKGRPEQYMPAFEDEHGTYIMNSKDLRAVQHVHRLTDMGIHSLKIEGRTKSFYYVARTAQVYRKTIDDAAAGRPFDRSAMDTLENLANRGFTEGFYRRHVHDEYQNYETGNSRGNKQQFVGDILDFDGQQATIDVKNRFETGDTMELMTPKGNIAFTLDNIENKHGESVSVAPGSGHKVKIPVPEGVQPDEMSLLVRNLPQ encoded by the coding sequence ATGAAACCTGAACTCCTTTCCCCCGCTGGCACCCTGAAAAACATGCGTTACGCCTTTGCTTACGGTGCCGACGCTGTATACGCTGGCCAGCCTCGCTACAGCCTGCGTGTTCGCAACAACGACTTTAAGCTGGAAAACCTTGAGAACGGCATTAACGAAGCTCACGCCCGGGGCAAGAAGTTCTATCTCGCCAGCAATCTCGCGCCCCACAACAGCAAGGTAAAAACCTTTCTGAAGCATATGGAGCCGGTGATCGCGATGAAGCCGGACGCTCTGATTATGTCAGACCCTGGTCTGATCATGATGGTGCGTGAAACCTGGCCGGATATGCCAGTGCATCTGTCGGTACAGGCCAACGTCGTTAACTTTGCCACCGTCAAGTTCTGGGCGAAGCAGGGGGTTGAGCGCATCATCCTGTCCCGCGAACTGTCTCTGGATGAGATTCAGGAAATTCGTGAAGAAGCGCCGGAGATGGAAATCGAAGTGTTTGTCCATGGCTCCCTGTGTATTGCTTACTCAGGCCGCTGCCTGTTGTCTGGTTATATCAACAAACGTGACCCCAACCAGGGTACCTGCACCAATGCCTGCCGCTGGGAGTATCAGCCCCATGCTGCAACAGAAAGCTACACGGGTGAGGTAGTGCCACTGGCAAAGCCTGAAATGGTTCAACCCACTCTGGGGCAGGGCGCACCAACAGACCAGATTGTGCTTTTGCAGGAAAAAGGTCGCCCTGAGCAATACATGCCTGCTTTTGAAGATGAGCATGGCACCTACATCATGAACTCCAAAGACCTGCGAGCTGTACAGCACGTCCACCGCCTGACCGATATGGGAATTCACTCCCTGAAAATTGAGGGGCGCACCAAGTCATTCTACTACGTGGCTCGTACTGCACAGGTTTACCGGAAAACGATCGACGATGCCGCCGCAGGTCGCCCGTTTGACAGGAGTGCAATGGATACGCTGGAAAATCTGGCTAATCGCGGCTTTACCGAAGGTTTCTATCGCCGCCATGTTCACGACGAATACCAGAACTATGAGACCGGCAACTCCCGTGGGAACAAACAGCAATTTGTCGGGGACATCCTCGACTTCGACGGACAACAAGCCACTATCGACGTGAAGAACCGCTTCGAAACCGGTGACACCATGGAGTTGATGACACCAAAGGGAAATATTGCCTTCACCCTGGATAACATCGAAAACAAACACGGTGAATCTGTTTCTGTGGCTCCTGGCTCCGGTCATAAGGTGAAAATTCCGGTACCGGAAGGTGTTCAGCCAGACGAGATGTCTCTGCTGGTACGTAATCTCCCGCAGTAA